Proteins encoded within one genomic window of Fusarium musae strain F31 chromosome 4, whole genome shotgun sequence:
- a CDS encoding hypothetical protein (EggNog:ENOG41), with amino-acid sequence MGLPLFVAPVESDLPSKAAEKSSATSPPRSSIRRNIRTERIERRAAHRRIFSIRDRLNDGSLQQSSTLTDRDGRSLPWAEAGFPPDLETTRGPDGLRRARPFRDVLREMARSDERRRGMLEERINSLFRDGSNTQDRSNTNSQPPYDDWDLGWHGDPRPRPAVIVPLAAHPGRASEENRAQPQRLPSAVTHPVFTTDDSEEMNQRRAHRSAMREALRASNRVTRFAPMQRVDGLGDRDRSLSPEVWDTLLSTLTPDPQPPSAGSSFASNVASQSAGATSGTSFTTPDQDPDALADQACESGCEGSETEDIDQTLSVLDQIRRRRAERRRVHVRLPEAGQDAPIDGGALRDEGAVGSDSRQRRSPDGLVPINNSQLLRGLRRGRSLRSRSAWVGHLSVGNSDDEQGPERNRQNRESSTASGSNANVEDDWMGMQRIVRSLARREDIPDEWWAEAGLSRTLPGDGAE; translated from the exons ATGGGCCTCCC ATTATTTGTTGCCCCCGTTGAGTCAGATCTCCCTTCCAAAGCTGCAGAGAAGAGCAGTGCGACGTCGCCACCCCGCTCCTCCATACGTCGCAATATACGCACAGAACGAATTGAACGCCGCGCCGCGCATCGCCGTATCTTCTCAATTCGCGACCGCTTAAATGATGGCTCGCTACAACAATCGAGTACTCTGACCGACCGAGATGGTCGCTCTCTTCCATGGGCTGAAGCTGGATTTCCACCTGATCTAGAGACTACGAGAGGTCCTGATGGGCTGCGCCGAGCGAGACCATTTCGCGATGTTCTTAGAGAGATGGCTAGATCGGATGAACGTAGAAGGGGCATGCTTGAAGAGCGCATAAACTCTCTGTTTAGGGATGGCAGCAACACACAAGATCGAAGCAACACCAACTCACAGCCGCCATACGACGATTGGGATCTGGGTTGGCATGGGGATCCTCGACCTCGTCCTGCAGTG ATTGTACCGTTGGCTGCGCATCCCGGACGAGCTTCTGAAGAGAATAGAGCTCAACCGCAAAGACTTCCTTCTGCTGTAACGCACCCCGTGTTTACCACAGATGACTCTGAAGAAATGAACCAGCGCCGAGCTCACCGCTCGGCAATGCGTGAAGCTCTCCGTGCGTCAAACAGGGTTACGCGATTCGCACCTATGCAGCGTGTCGACGGACTTGGCGACCGTGATAGGAGCCTTAGTCCAGAGGTCTGGGATACTCTTCTATCCACACTTACCCCTGACCCTCAACCACCTAGCGCAGGTTCCTCTTTTGCATCAAATGTTGCATCTCAGAGCGCCGGTGCCACATCAGGCACCTCTTTCACCACGCCCGACCAAGACCCTGACGCACTGGCTGACCAGGCCTGTGAGTCGGGCTGCGAAGGCTCCGAAACTGAAGACATCGACCAGACTCTAAGCGTCCTGGATCAAATTAGAAGACGTCGGGCAGAGAGGCGACGTGTTCACGTAAGACTACCTGAAGCTGGCCAAGACGCCCCAATTGATGGAGGCGCCCTTCGGGATGAAGGGGCGGTTGGTTCTGATTCCAGACAACGAAGATCCCCGGATGGACTAGTGCCCATTAACAATTCTCAGTTGCTCAGGGGCTTGCGCCGAGGGCGCTCCCTCCGATCACGTTCTGCTTGGGTGGGACACTTGTCCGTGGGCAATTCAGACGATGAGCAAGGACCGGAACGAAACAGACAGAACCGAGAGagctcaacagcatcagGCAGCAACGCAAACGTCGAAGATGACTGGATGGGAATGCAGCGCATCGTGCGTAGCCTAGCACGACGTGAAGATATTCCCGATGAATGGTGGGCTGAGGCTGGCCTCAGTCGAACCCTGCCAGGGGACGGGGCAGAATAA
- a CDS encoding hypothetical protein (EggNog:ENOG41): protein MPVTNRGVTQLTPDTTTSTPTHSNYLNKSSSSFQTLQAGLAIFAVAVIARFCVLQLYLWLRQMRGSDQQTLPISSLSHTRRLQSQPFWAMNEKTMTPPANQEDMAPEDMLHTQQRDKKLVIDPNWQSPDNLMSRHVMSRPPPAPPLTPPELSTAVFTFDDRPRPGEDSFIRQPNPDYMSSTANAVLPDNSPSTSVTRRRSYNKTLPIGVPVSQSSQGMSDAADLTFSPSSYPPASPLLPPAPPNAGTMEIGVQGEIIGVLDSEGAGWTRHTRVYGGGVCLACAASGGNHGGGFYGATVRPEEMR, encoded by the coding sequence ATGCCCGTAACTAATCGAGGTGTAACACAACTTACACCTGACACCACCACCTCAACGCCAACTCACAGTAACTACTTGAACAAgtcgtcttcctcctttcAGACTCTTCAAGCTGGCCTCGCAatctttgctgttgctgtcaTCGCACGCTTTTGCGTTTTGCAACTCTACCTATGGTTGCGACAGATGCGCGGCTCGGATCAGCAAACCCTCCCCATCTCATCGTTGTCGCATACTCGACGGCTTCAGTCGCAACCCTTTTGGGCTATGAATGAGAAGACTATGACGCCGCCTGCTAACCAGGAGGATATGGCCCCTGAGGATATGTTGCATACCCAGcaaagagacaagaaacTGGTCATCGACCCCAACTGGCAGAGTCCAGACAATCTCATGTCCAGACATGTCATGTCACGGCCACCTCCTGCACCACCTCTGACGCCGCCTGAGCTGAGCACTGCCGTCTTCACTTTTGATGACCGCCCACGACCAGGCGAGGATAGTTTTATTCGTCAGCCTAACCCTGATTACATGTCGTCGACAGCCAACGCTGTCCTGCCTGACAACTCACCCTCAACATCGGTCACCCGTCGGCGCTCTTACAACAAGACTCTTCCTATCGGAGTTCCCGTGTCTCAGTCGTCCCAAGGGATGTCGGATGCTGCCGATCTGACCTTTTCGCCCAGTTCCTACCCACCTGCAAGCCCGTTACTTCCACCGGCCCCACCCAACGCAGGAACCATGGAGATCGGCGTCCAGGGCGAGATCATTGGTGTTCTCGACTCCGAAGGCGCCGGGTGGACAAGACATACGCGTGTCTATGGCGGCGGAGTCTGCCTTGCATGTGCGGCCTCCGGTGGCAACCACGGGGGCGGTTTCTACGGAGCAACAGTCCGGCCTGAGGAGATGCGATGA
- a CDS encoding hypothetical protein (EggNog:ENOG41), with translation MVKANANAAAAAAASGPGVYSAVYSGIPVYEFQFGGDLKEHVMRRRHDNWINATHILKAAGFDKPARTRILERDVQKDVHEKIQGGYGKYQGTWIPLESGQALAERHSVFDRLRPIFEYVAGAESPPPAPRHASKPKGPKSKPPLPKWNNPPPAPAPAPVIHDDPDTVMGDEDTPDNLTVASASYMAEDERFEMPQVPGTGRKRRRDDSNLQDLTEQQHALYGDELLDYFLLSKTDQPAVKPDPPANFQPNWPIDAEDHTALHWASAMGDVDVVKQLKRFNASSTVRNIRGETPFMHSVNFTNCYEKQSFPVVMKELFETFDARDNMGCTVIHHAAVMKNGRVFNSSCSRYYLDNILNKLQEGLEPSAFQKLLDVQDNDGNTALHLAAQRNARKCIRALLGRNASSDLTNNDGVRAEDLIMDLNATKKERGPQRSSSPFAPESQRHASFKDALLEKANRQPPVAFQSAAANTVQSRITPLIMEKFQDLAKSYEEEWREKDVAEAEAKRILANTQADLNVLRQNITDAEGQLESEEAASKNNQEANLAKHQVLSLITHQNRLHVQRSVDSELSRINGDGGVQEESYEERLSLARQLSTLLAEQRTAETDYVEALSMVGTGEKIEKYRKLLKRCLDPKEGDSLDTNLDSLIEMMEEERDEDGMVGVMEPEPMELSGGI, from the exons ATGGTCAAGGCCAATGCTAATGCAgcagctgctgctgctgcttctggacCTGGCGTTTACAGCGCAGTATACAGTGGT ATTCCTGTATACGAATTCCAGTTTGGTGGTGACCTCAAAGAACATGTGATGCGAAGGAGACACGATAACTGGATCAATGCAACACATATCCTGAAGGCTGCTGGGTTCGACAAGCCAGCTCGAACCAGAATTCTCGAGCGAGATGTGCAAAAAGACGTTCACGAGAAGATCCAAGGTGGTTATGGAAAATACCAAG GTACTTGGATACCACTCGAGAGCGGACAAGCATTAGCAGAGCGGCACAGTGTATTCGATCGATTACGACCCATCTTTGAATATGTCGCTGGTGCGGAGAGCCCACCTCCTGCTCCCAGACATGCTAGTAAACCCAAGGGACCAAAGTCTAAGCCTCCGCTACCGAAGTGGAACA ACCCCCCTCCAGCTCCTGCTCCCGCGCCTGTAATTCACGATGATCCCGATACGGTAATGGGTGACGAAGATACACCAGATAACCTCACAGTGGCATCAGCATCTTACATGGCTGAAGACGAACGTTTCGAGATGCCTCAAGTGCCAGGCACAGGACGGAAGCGCAGAAGAGACGATAGCAATTTGCAAGACCTTACCGAGCAACAGCATGCGCTATACGGCGACGAGCTTCTCGACTacttcctcctcagcaagacAGACCAACCAGCAGTAAAGCCTGATCCACCCGCCAACTTTCAACCTAACTGGCCGATCGATGCGGAGGACCATACGGCGCTTCACTGGGCGTCTGCAATGGGAGACGTTGATGTTGTCAAACAACTCAAGCGATTTAACGCATCATCCACCGTCAGAAACATACGCGGCGAGACACCGTTCATGCACTCAGTAAACTTTACGAACTGTTACGAGAAGCAGAGCTTTCCCGTCGTGATGAAAGAGCTATTCGAAACATTCGATGCTCGTGACAATATGGGCTGTACAGTGATACATCATGCGGCTGTTATGAAGAACGGCAGAGTATTCAACTCATCATGCTCGCGATATTACTTGGATAATATTCTCAACAAACTTCAGGAGGGCCTAGAACCAAGCGCATTTCAGAAATTGCTGGATGTTCAAGATAACGACGGAAATACAGCATTACACCTTGCGGCGCAGCGGAATGCTAGGAAGTGCATAAGAGCACTATTAGGACGCAATGCTTCATCGGACCTTACGAATAACGACGGAGTCAGGGCAGAGGATCTTATTATGGATTTGAACGCGACGAAGAAAGAACGTGGACCTCAACGATCGTCGTCTCCTTTTGCCCCTGAATCTCAACGACATGCTTCTTTCAAGGATGCATTGCTCGAGAAGGCGAATCGGCAACCCCCGGTGGCTTTTCAGTCCGCGGCAGCAAACACTGTCCAGTCACGGATCACGCCCCTGATTATGGAGAAGTTCCAGGATTTAGCTAAGAGCTACGAAGAGGAATGGCGGGAGAAGGATGtagcagaggcagaggcgaAGCGAATCTTGGCCAACACCCAGGCAGATCTGAATGTTCTCCGGCAAAACATCACAGACGCTGAGGGGCAGCTCGAGTCAGAAGAAGCAGCGTCCAAAAACAACCAAGAAGCCAATCTCGCCAAGCATCAGGTGCTTTCACTCATCACACACCAAAACCGCTTACATGTTCAGCGGTCAGTGGACAGTGAGCTCAGCCGCATCAATGGCGATGGAGGCGTGCAGGAAGAGTCATACGAAGAGAGGCTGAGTCTCGCCCGCCAACTAAGCACATTGCTTGCTGAGCAGCGGACAGCTGAGACGGATTATGTCGAGGCGTTGAGTATGGTGGGCACGGGTGAGAAGATTGAAAAGTATAGGAAACTTCTCAAGAGGTGTCTCGATCCGAAGGAGGGCGACAGCCTGGACACGAATCTCGACAGCCTGatcgagatgatggaggaagAGCGGGACGAGGATGGTATGGTCGGCGTTATGGAGCCCGAACCAATGGAGCTGTCAGGTGGCATCTAG
- a CDS encoding hypothetical protein (BUSCO:EOG09260KM4), translated as MSSIQEIQFALSRINRVLASKRIPGYRDIRLGLDRINRVVPENQDWKGIHVAGTNGKGSICTFLAGMFKLAGLGYGSFTSPAFPERHNGVTVNGLYVNPRMYDMEMKHVEEKYSRISAGWRYKHGEDPPSLTPFEVETATAFRIFNKMRVPYGIVEVGMGGATDATNAMKQKSVTIISKIGLDHQEYLGNSIENIAKVKAGIMQKGVPCIVDHTNKPSVIHVLRKHAREVGTDIILTWKGEPLLLTLDNSRWMLESYQVQNLLCAAMAFRHLFPLQEINLDRLLETEPFLPGRLETVEVNAPLSGLEPREILVDGAHNMLGITELRNHVNKRLRRDDQPVTWVMGMSQSKHKPFFKMMEKLVQPQDNFAMVEFTQGPNDPQPLPASFGAEYAKMKKIDLGNVYSGTPDIAGALPWACKKSDGGPLVVTGSLYLIRQLLSLEGIRRRRELGTRRPGRSQLYRYSKIARERNLTREERREFKRARRHHHLSPIRNDVFALVPEGGPIQPLKVPVKTRELQRMAAFHKKQGEGYRMSIAAIKRDMERQTKDTDKPEKAVENIASRLEDLEAQAAKHKAAYDDAMFKIRGYRALPHMKYKSHRQVFGYPATPKAPTKSPFEPKSKKRKGKSRGSEKDNKESFKDQLAAAEKQRALEIKQAKMRESSDPFEAKVAADRKT; from the coding sequence atgtcttccaTTCAGGAAATCCAGTTCGCCCTTAGCCGTATTAATCGGGTCTTGGCCAGCAAAAGAATACCAGGCTACAGAGACATTCGACTAGGCCTCGATCGTATCAACCGTGTCGTACCAGAGAACCAAGACTGGAAGGGTATCCATGTTGCTGGCACCAATGGCAAAGGCTCAATATGCACCTTTCTTGCTGGTATGTTCAAGCTCGCTGGTCTCGGCTATGGAAGCTTCACATCGCCGGCCTTTCCAGAGAGGCACAATGGAGTCACAGTAAATGGTCTTTATGTGAATCCGCGAATGTACGATATGGAAATGAAGCATGTTGAGGAAAAGTACAGTCGAATTTCTGCTGGTTGGAGATACAAACACGGAGAGGACCCTCCGAGTCTAACACCATTCGAGGTCgaaacagcaacagcatTCCGAATATTCAACAAAATGCGTGTTCCATATGGTATCGTCGAAGTCGGTATGGGCGGTGCTACCGATGCAACCAATGCTATGAAGCAAAAGTCTGTCAcaatcatctccaagatcggCCTCGACCACCAGGAGTACCTCGGAAACTCCATCGAAAACATTGCCAAGGTCAAAGCTGGCATTATGCAAAAGGGCGTTCCTTGTATTGTTGACCACACTAACAAGCCTTCTGTCATCCATGTACTACGAAAACATGCTCGAGAAGTAGGAACAGACATCATCCTCACATGGAAGGGCGAACCTTTACTGCTAACTCTCGACAATTCAAGATGGATGCTTGAGAGCTATCAAGTTCAGAACCTGTTGTGTGCAGCCATGGCTTTCCGTCATCTCTTCCCCTTGCAGGAGATCAACTTGGACAGACTCTTGGAAACCGAGCCTTTCTTGCCAGGTCGTTTGGAAACAGTTGAAGTCAACGCGCCACTTTCTGGTCTTGAGCCACGGGAAATTCTGGTCGACGGTGCTCACAACATGTTGGGAATCACAGAATTGCGCAACCATGTCAACAAACGCCTACGAAGAGATGACCAACCAGTGACTTGGGTTATGGGTATGTCCCAAAGCAAGCACAAGCctttcttcaagatgatggaaAAGCTTGTCCAGCCCCAGGACAACTTTGCTATGGTAGAATTTACTCAAGGTCCCAACGATCCTCAGCCTTTGCCTGCCTCGTTCGGTGCCGAATACGCCAAGATGAAAAAAATCGATCTTGGCAATGTATATTCAGGAACGCCCGATATCGCGGGTGCTCTTCCATGGGCTTGCAAGAAGAGCGATGGTGGGCCTTTGGTGGTCACTGGAAGTCTTTACCTGATTCGACAATTATTGAGCCTCGAAGGCATtcgtcgaagaagagaacTAGGTACGAGAAGACCAGGTAGATCTCAACTCTACCGATATTCCAAGATTGCTCGAGAGAGAAATCTGACACGCGAGGAGAGACGGGAGTTCAAACGGGCGAGACGACACCACCATCTATCACCGATTCGAAATGATGTCTTTGCCCTAGTACCCGAAGGCGGCCCTATACAACCACTCAAAGTACCCGTCAAGACAAGAGAGCTGCAAAGGATGGCTGCATTTCATAAGAAGCAGGGAGAGGGATATCGGATGTCTATCGCCGCCATCAAGAGGGATATGGAACGCCAAACGAAGGATACAGATAAGCCTGAAAAGGCCGTGGAAAATATTGCCTCCCGTCTTGAAGATTTGGAGGCACAGGCTGCGAAGCACAAGGCAGCATACGATGATGCCATGTTCAAAATTAGGGGATACCGTGCACTACCGCACATGAAGTACAAGAGTCACCGGCAAGTGTTTGGGTATCCAGCCACCCCCAAGGCCCCAACCAAGTCCCCTTTCGAACCTAAGTCAAAGAAGCGCAAAGGCAAATCTAGGGGGTCAGAGAAGGACAACAAGGAGAGCTTCAAAGATCAACTTGCTGCGGCTGAGAAGCAAAGGGCACTGGAGATAAAACAGGCCAAGATGAGGGAAAGCAGCGATCCCTTTGAAGCAAAGGTGGCTGCTGACAGGAAAACGTAG
- a CDS encoding hypothetical protein (EggNog:ENOG41), with product MPERQYHANGRAAVASRERPYTPGTPSRKDKLRESSALQDPGLKDYRLGECLGKGAFGSVYKAFNWGNGEAVAVKQIKLADLPKSELRMIEHDNIVKYIGFVKSVDALNIILEYCENGSLHSICKAYGKFPENLVGVYMTQVLQGLQYLHDQGVIHRDIKGANILTTKDGTVKLADFGVSTSTLAGGQDKEAQVVGTPYWMAPEIIQLSGASSASDIWSVGCTVIELLQGKPPYHNLAAMPALFAIVNDDHPPLPEGISAAARDFLMQCFQKDPNLRVTARKLLRHAWITGCRRTEAPVSKTPANFSDAVEEVKQWNKALKSSGPRLRQSTGSDAGPSSRFLGGTPAKGGLSLAKLRPGAGAFSKPELADDDNWDDDFATAISPSALQLPHLKPQDNFGGLLSSDRLKAFASVNDGRNDSNSYDDDFEGELMTIKGPGHWQDIDPQEQTIRPLPKKPTKSSEPTKTHSRNKSSSSKVAGAGRTRSPTKSNLNIKFELPPRPDIIYREQSMEDFSDLFVDNDNVFTHNANQAVRRNSRQTDAPQLFHPSDLTSLPRSMQESSSGSMKKKPLSRPSVLPDRPMRRTRSSIEIQKFAEDDDEDFSDVFGPESSIAEKEESEKGSEDGGLMLMSRVSSNSWLGDDEDEDDPFASMDPGWDEMDLEANIARDRHARLAERVEDLVRSLKTTEGEDALAEFSEDLLALLWENNEVKNLIISAHGLLPILEILEPCTVKSRQYMILQLLKVVNAIILDDVEIQENLCFVGGIPIITKFAARQYSDEIRLEAAAFVRQMYQTSTLTLQMFVSAGGLNVLVEFLDEDYDVTRDLVLIGVNGIWNVFELQGPTPKNDFCRIFSRSKILYPLALVLHRVLDEEGEDELGELVEGRIVNIFYLFSQAENYVKEVVADRQVLKSVLKDLRRMTPIHQITMLKFIKNLSMLSTTIESLHSADAIEFLIDLLSYSMKKGQTHFREISNQVLNTLFNLCRLSKERQEDAAVGGIIPLLLRIMQTDRPPKEFALPILCDMAHSGSKGRRYLWQNKGLNFYVSLLTDQYWQVTALDAILVWLQEETANVETHLADGNFTRAIISCFSTNRVNAFDSNLLEPLLKLLRLSPSVAASLAKPEMFAGIAQRLTHKKAVVRLNLLRLVRTIMDACEPGLGSGDGTRSLNSSQVRSLMAAIQTLSEKDSAVLVRNLASELVRSNIEPSGRSGEGASSSVPSSSSSRRPGSRRGASYTPPGLHSSASVPQTPTHRSRGSLASNTYIEVAASPRRTAAVEREREGALYRPRSRDGPTGIPRRVSGEFVSAKSRLPRTSLATSSSSRAAIGISANGNSPALSSRSDITMSARSDSSLSNKENVGRAPSSRDGLRSRDGRSSRDGLSSRDGLGSRDGSMASPGLPEVAERVGISKRRSRMPGEPKWT from the exons ATGCCCGAGCGGCAGTACCACGCCAATGGCCGCGCCGCCGTGGCCTCCCGCGAACGACCTTATACACCAGGAACGCCCTCACGAAAAGACAAGCTACGAGAAAGCTCTGCCCTCCAAGATCCAGGGCTCAAGGACTAC CGTTTAGGTGAATGCCTCGGGAAAGGTGCTTTCGGATCTGTGTACAAGGCCTTCAACTGGGGAAATGGCGAGGCGGTTGCTGTGAAGCAGATCAAGCTTGCAGATCTTCCCAAGAGCGAATTGCGCATGATCGAG CATGACAATATTGTCAAGTACATTGGCTTTGTCAAGTCCGTTGACGCCCTCAACATTATCCTAGA GTATTGTGAGAATGGTTCTCTGCACTCAATATGCAAGGCATATGGCAAGTTTCCCGAGAATCTGGTTGGGGTCTACATGACGCAGGTCCTGCAGGGACTACAATACCTGCACGACCAGGGTGTAATACATAGAGATATCAAAGGCGCCAACATTCTCACAACAAAGGACGGTACCGTCAAACTCGCAGACTTCGGCGTTTCAACCAGCACCCTCGCTGGTGGTCAAGATAAGGAGGCGCAGGTTGTCGGCACACCATATTGGATGGCCCCTGAGATCATTCAGCTTTCCGGAGCGAGTTCTGCGTCTGACATCTGGAGTGTTGGATGTACGGTTATCgagcttcttcaaggcaaGCCGCCATATCACAACTTGGCTGCTATGCCTGCTCTATTCGCAATTGTCAACGATGATCACCCCCCACTGCCTGAAGGCATCTCTGCT GCTGCCCGTGATTTTCTCATGCAATGTTTCCAAAAAGATCCCAATCTACGTGTAACTGCCCGAAAACTACTTCGTCATGCTTGGATCACAGGCTGTCGCCGAACGGAAGCACCTGTATCAAAAACACCGGCCAATTTCAGCGATGCTGTGGAGGAAGTGAAGCAATGGAACAAAGCTCTAAAATCCTCCGGACCAAGACTTCGACAATCGACTGGTTCTGATGCCGGGCCTTCATCGAGATTTCTTGGTGGAACTCCCGCCAAGGGCGGTCTATCACTTGCAAAACTACGTCCTGGTGCAGGAGCTTTCAGTAAGCCTGAACTAGCTG ATGATGACAACTGGGACGATGATTTTGCGACAGCTATCTCACCAAGCGCACTACAACTGCCTCATCTCAAGCCACAAGACAACTTCGGTGGTCTACTATCGAGTGATCGTCTCAAAGCCTTTGCCTCAGTGAATGATGGAAGAAATGATAGTAATTCGTACGATGACGACTTTGAAGGCGAGTTGATGACAATAAAGGGGCCAGGCCACTGGCAAGACATCGATCCACAGGAGCAGACAATCAGGCCTTTACCGAAGAAGCCCACGAAGTCTTCAGAGCCTACGAAAACGCACAGTCGGAATaaatcaagctcaagcaaggTCGCTGGTGCCGGCCGGACCAGATCGCCGACGAAATCAAATCTAAATATCAAGTTTGAGCTTCCACCAAGGCCAGATATCATCTATCGGGAGCAAAGTATGGAAGACTTCTCTGATCTATTCGTGGATAATGATAATGTCTTCACTCACAATGCGAATCAAGCTGTTAGACGA AACTCACGACAGACCGATGCACCACAACTCTTTCACCCATCTGATCTTACATCATTACCGAGGTCAATGCAGGAATCTAGCTCAGGTagtatgaagaagaagcctttGTCTCGACCATCAGTCCTCCCTGACAGGCCAATGCGACGAACACGATCATCAATAGAAATCCAGAAGTTcgcagaagatgacgacgaagattTTAGCGACGTTTTCGGACCTGAATCATCAATagcggagaaggaggagagtgAGAAGGGATCCGAGGATGGCGGCTTGATGCTCATGTCTCGCGTGTCGAGCAATTCCTGGTTAGgggatgacgaagacgaagacgaccCCTTCGCATCGATGGACCCAGGatgggatgagatggatcTGGAGGCCAACATTGCAAGAGATCGGCATGCCAGGCTAGCAGAGAGAGTTGAGGACTTAGTGAGGTCTCTCAAAACGACAGAGGGTGAGGATGCCCTAGCTGAGTTCTCGGAAGATTTG CTTGCCTTGCTCTGGGAGAACAACGAGGTGAAAAATCTGATTATTAGCGCTCACGGGCTGTTACCGATTCTTGAAATTTTGGAGCCTTGTACCGTCAAGAGCAGGCAGTACATGATTCTGCAGCTCCTCAAGGTCGTTAATGCA ATCATCCTGGACGACGTGGAAATTCAAGAGAACTTGTGTTTCGTGGGTGGCATTCCCATTATTACCAAGTTTGCTGCGCGCCAATACTCAGATGAGATTCGTCTTGAGGCGGCTGCTTTTGTCCGTCAGATGTACCAGACGTCAACATTGACCCTCCAAATGTTTGTATCTGCAGGTGGTCTGAACGTGCTGGTCGAGTTTCTTGATGAGGATTACGACGTTACTCGAGACCTTGTTCTTATTGGGGTCAACGGTATTTGGAACGTGTTTGAGCTTCAAGGACCAACCCCCAAAAACGACTTTTGCAGAATCTTCTCGCGAAGCAAGATTTTATATCCGTTAGCGCTTGTCTTACACCGAGTCCTTgacgaagagggcgaggacgAGCTTGGTGAACTCGTCGAAGGACGAATCGTCAACATTTTCTATCTCTTCAGCCAAGCTGAGAACTACGTCAAGGAGGTCGTAGCAGATCGGCAAGTTCTGAAAAGTGTACTAAAAGATCTACGGCGCATGACGCCGATACATCAGATCACAatgctcaagttcatcaagaacctctCGATGCTTTCCACAACGATTGAGTCGCTGCACTCAGCCGATGCTATCGAATTTTTGATTGATCTTCTGAGCTACAGCATGAAGAAGGGCCAGACACATTTCCGCGAAATATCTAATCAAGTTCTCAACACATTATTTAACCTCTGTCGTCTGAGCAAGGAACGACAGGAGGATGCCGCTGTTGGTGGTATTATTCCTCTACTCTTGAGAATCATGCAGACCGACCGGCCTCCGAAGGAATTTGCGCTACCAATACTCTGCGACATGGCACACTCAGGGTCCAAGGGCCGCAGATACTTGTGGCAGAATAAAGGTCTCAACTTTTACGTATCATTACTCACAGACCAGTACTGGCAGGTTACTGCGCTCGATGCCATCTTGGTCTGGCTACAGGAGGAAACAGCTAATGTAGAGACTCACCTTGCCGATGGTAATTTCACACGAGCGATCATCAGCTGCTTCAGCACCAACAGGGTCAATGCCTTTGATTCCAACTTATTGGAACCACTGCTCAAACTTCTGCGCCTTAGCCCGTCAGTCGCGGCCTCGCTGGCGAAGCCCGAGATGTTTGCGGGCATTGCGCAACGTTTGACTCACAAGAAGGCGGTCGTGCGACTTAATCTCTTGAGACTGGTGAGGACTATCATGGATGCTTGTGAGCCTGGCTTGGGCAGTGGTGATGGAACGAGATCTCTCAACAGCTCCCAAGTGCGATCTCTCATGGCTGCCATTCAGACTCTATCAGAAAAGGACTCGGCTGTCCTTGTACGAAACCTCGCCTCGGAGTTGGTGCGGTCCAACATCGAGCCAAGTGGAAGATCCGGCGAGGGAGCGTCCAGTTCTGTGCCaagttcatcgtcatcgagaAGGCCAGGATCCCGACGGGGTGCAAGCTATACGCCCCCTGGCTTACATTCGTCGGCGTCAGTTCCGCAGACACCTACGCATAGGAGCCGTGGTAGTCTTGcgagtaatacttatatcgAAGTGGCGGCGAGTCCAAGGCGAACAGCTGCTGTCGAGCGAGAACGAGAGGGGGCACTTTACAGGCCCCGAAGTAGGGATGGGCCAACAGGTATCCCCCGGCGTGTCAGCGGCGAATTCGTATCTGCAAAGAGTCGCCTCCCTCGCACTTCGCTAGCTACTTCGAGTAGCTCCAGAGCAGCTATTGGGATCAGTGCCAACGGCAACAGTCCAGCCCTGAGCTCCCGCAGCGATATTACCATGAGCGCCCGAAGCGACAGCAGCTTGAGCAATAAGGAGAACGTAGGCCGCGCGCCGAGCAGTCGCGATGGACTCAGAAGCAGAGATGGGAGGAGCAGCAGAGATGGATTAAGTAGTAGAGACGGGCTCGGTAGCAGAGATGGCAGCATGGCATCTCCAGGGTTGCCAGAGGTAGCAGAACGAGTGGGCATAAGTAAGAGACGGAGTCGAATGCCTGGAGAGCCCAAATGGACATGA